A genome region from Chengkuizengella sp. SCS-71B includes the following:
- a CDS encoding methyl-accepting chemotaxis protein, with protein MEKFENNRGIELEPKYIKNKFNFFGIGAKINLLFLICMIVTGILLSFIITPYVTKKMEANIQSQSLMVAQTQLKSFQNYILTAAEELNLMSEVLKNKSIDEINSGFSQMQGSSSKFIDIFQTDKNGQEVLRQGYSSLLKDRSQDPSYIEVNNSGSYIGNIKESNYTMGPRFIIEVSNTVTDLVNEPIGTIGTYLGMQEAWQDLRGNTDEDSHNQMFLVSNEGLLVATDDEEQMNNLMNADGSIDNLLRHEGVADMISNLETASFSEGNKILYGYGIFKDEKGIEQVTSYVYDNKIGGAVFIQTPVSVAFGAVTEIRNVIFAVISISLVVITIIAFLFSIRLVKPLKKLISISKRISSGDLTQTTNIVRKDEIGLLANSFDEMVVSLNQIVTKTKQASKLTLNTSEQLRSSVNEVAVASKQITAAIDEIAKGSENQAIISQETDDKIHQFMQLATELEEQKNEVVEKAMQTQETISDNQSVLEEVISGVQSLAESTDHSSQEVGALEERTHQIRSILETSKDIAKQTNMLALNAGIEAARAGTHGKGFAVVASEIRELAEQSKEASDHVEDIISSVDESISLVNTTMTLNIEQAKNERVAAEKAKTALLEIVASMDKVLLTVNLMNKLLQEQKTSVTAIKSNSEDSSAYAMETTSSTEEVAASATETTANMNRVLESIDELLSMSTELNKSVERFKVEQDKQN; from the coding sequence GTGGAAAAATTTGAAAATAATAGAGGAATTGAACTAGAACCAAAATACATAAAAAACAAGTTCAACTTTTTTGGAATTGGCGCCAAAATCAATTTATTATTCCTTATTTGTATGATAGTTACTGGAATACTACTCAGCTTTATCATTACACCATATGTTACCAAAAAGATGGAGGCTAATATTCAAAGTCAGTCTCTAATGGTTGCTCAAACTCAATTGAAGTCATTTCAAAATTATATTCTTACAGCAGCTGAAGAGCTCAATCTCATGTCGGAAGTTTTAAAAAACAAATCTATTGATGAGATCAACAGTGGTTTTTCACAAATGCAAGGTTCAAGCTCAAAGTTCATTGATATTTTCCAAACTGATAAAAATGGACAAGAAGTTTTAAGGCAGGGCTACTCATCTCTCTTAAAAGATCGGTCCCAAGATCCTTCGTATATAGAAGTAAATAACTCAGGGAGCTACATAGGTAATATTAAAGAAAGTAATTATACAATGGGTCCAAGATTTATTATAGAAGTATCAAACACAGTTACTGATCTAGTCAATGAACCCATTGGTACAATTGGTACATACTTAGGAATGCAAGAGGCATGGCAGGACCTCAGAGGAAATACAGATGAAGATTCACATAATCAAATGTTCTTAGTTTCTAACGAAGGACTTTTAGTTGCTACAGATGATGAGGAACAGATGAATAATTTAATGAATGCTGATGGTTCGATTGATAATTTATTGCGACACGAAGGCGTTGCTGATATGATATCAAATTTAGAAACCGCTTCATTTTCTGAGGGAAATAAGATTTTATATGGTTATGGAATCTTTAAAGATGAAAAAGGCATAGAGCAAGTTACGTCGTATGTTTATGACAATAAAATAGGTGGAGCTGTTTTTATCCAAACACCAGTAAGCGTTGCTTTTGGAGCTGTCACTGAAATCAGAAATGTTATTTTTGCTGTTATCAGTATCTCATTAGTAGTCATTACAATTATTGCATTTTTATTTTCAATTAGACTGGTGAAACCGCTTAAGAAGTTGATTTCCATTTCAAAACGAATTTCCAGTGGGGATTTGACTCAAACAACAAATATCGTTCGAAAAGATGAAATTGGCTTACTTGCAAACTCATTTGATGAAATGGTTGTTAGTTTAAATCAAATTGTTACAAAAACAAAACAAGCATCTAAATTAACACTTAATACTTCAGAGCAATTACGTTCATCTGTAAATGAAGTTGCAGTGGCTTCTAAGCAGATCACCGCGGCTATAGACGAAATTGCTAAAGGATCAGAAAACCAAGCTATAATTAGTCAAGAGACCGATGATAAAATTCATCAGTTTATGCAGCTTGCTACTGAGTTGGAAGAACAAAAAAATGAAGTCGTTGAAAAAGCAATGCAAACACAAGAAACAATAAGTGACAATCAATCTGTCTTAGAAGAAGTTATAAGTGGTGTGCAATCATTGGCAGAATCTACAGACCATTCTTCTCAAGAAGTCGGTGCTTTAGAGGAACGTACTCATCAAATCAGGTCAATACTTGAAACATCAAAAGATATAGCTAAACAAACAAATATGTTAGCTTTAAATGCTGGGATAGAAGCTGCAAGAGCAGGAACTCACGGAAAAGGTTTCGCAGTTGTTGCTAGTGAGATAAGGGAATTAGCGGAGCAAAGCAAAGAAGCATCGGATCACGTTGAAGATATTATCAGCAGTGTTGATGAATCAATCTCATTAGTTAATACAACGATGACTCTAAATATTGAACAAGCTAAAAATGAACGAGTTGCTGCTGAAAAAGCAAAAACAGCTTTGTTAGAAATTGTAGCATCTATGGATAAAGTTTTGTTAACGGTTAATTTAATGAATAAGTTATTGCAAGAACAAAAAACGAGTGTGACTGCAATCAAGAGCAATTCGGAGGACTCTTCTGCATATGCCATGGAGACTACATCAAGCACTGAGGAAGTCGCTGCATCTGCAACTGAAACTACAGCCAATATGAATAGAGTTCTTGAGAGTATTGATGAATTGTTATCTATGTCAACTGAATTAAATAAATCGGTAGAACGCTTTAAAGTAGAGCAAGATAAACAGAATTAA
- a CDS encoding YlbF family regulator, which translates to MSVNEITELDMSTVLLEAYDLGDMINASEELHNYLHWKKEMEKDKQVQLLVNQFLKKKEIYEDCQRFGQFHPDYHSALEEVQKVEHKLNGLELVKNFKEAEEKIDDLLYSVSKLIAHEISEEIKVPSNNPLPTVEGCGSGGCSGKCS; encoded by the coding sequence ATGAGTGTCAATGAAATCACTGAGTTAGATATGTCCACGGTTTTATTGGAAGCATACGATCTTGGTGATATGATAAATGCTTCCGAAGAACTTCATAATTATTTACACTGGAAAAAAGAGATGGAGAAAGATAAGCAAGTTCAATTACTTGTTAATCAATTTTTGAAAAAGAAGGAAATTTATGAGGATTGTCAAAGATTTGGGCAATTTCATCCCGATTACCATTCTGCGTTAGAAGAAGTACAGAAAGTGGAACATAAACTGAATGGATTAGAGTTAGTGAAAAATTTTAAAGAGGCTGAGGAGAAAATAGATGATTTACTTTACTCAGTTTCTAAATTAATCGCTCATGAAATATCAGAAGAAATTAAAGTGCCAAGTAATAACCCGTTGCCAACAGTAGAAGGCTGTGGATCTGGTGGGTGTAGTGGAAAGTGTAGTTAA
- a CDS encoding ABC transporter ATP-binding protein, giving the protein MEKKILEVKNMNVSFDTFAGEVQAVRGVDFDLNKGETLAIVGESGSGKSVTSKTIMRLIPTPPGRIKEGEIIFEGKDLAKLSEKEMQKIRGKEISMIFQDPMTSLNPTMKVGKQIMEGLIKHQNLSSSAAKERAIELLGLVGIPQPEVRINEFPHQFSGGMRQRVVIAIALACNPKILLADEPTTALDVTIQAQILELMKDLQKKMDTSIIFITHDLGVVANVADRVAVMYGGKIVEIGTVDEIFYNPQHPYTWGLLSSMPNLETSDAELYAIPGSPPNLIKPPTGDAFAVRNEYALKIDLEKEPPMFKVSNTHYAATWLLHENAPKVEPPAFIQRLKKTKHMSKSGVKASDHK; this is encoded by the coding sequence ATGGAAAAGAAGATACTTGAAGTAAAAAATATGAATGTTTCATTTGATACATTTGCTGGTGAAGTCCAAGCTGTTCGAGGTGTTGACTTTGACCTCAATAAAGGAGAGACTTTAGCAATCGTAGGTGAATCAGGTTCTGGTAAATCAGTTACATCTAAGACAATAATGCGACTAATTCCTACTCCACCAGGGAGAATTAAAGAAGGCGAAATTATATTTGAAGGAAAAGATTTAGCCAAACTTTCTGAAAAAGAGATGCAAAAAATTCGTGGTAAAGAAATCTCAATGATATTTCAAGATCCGATGACTTCTCTAAACCCAACTATGAAAGTTGGGAAACAGATTATGGAAGGTTTAATTAAACATCAAAATCTAAGCTCAAGTGCTGCTAAAGAACGAGCTATTGAACTATTAGGTTTAGTTGGTATTCCGCAGCCAGAGGTTCGAATAAATGAATTTCCCCATCAATTTTCAGGGGGGATGCGTCAACGTGTTGTGATTGCGATCGCTCTTGCTTGTAATCCTAAAATATTATTAGCTGATGAGCCAACTACTGCGCTTGATGTAACCATTCAAGCACAAATTTTAGAGTTGATGAAAGATCTTCAAAAGAAAATGGATACCTCTATTATATTTATTACACATGACTTAGGTGTTGTTGCCAATGTAGCTGATCGTGTTGCGGTCATGTATGGAGGGAAAATTGTTGAAATTGGAACAGTGGATGAAATCTTTTATAATCCACAGCATCCATATACGTGGGGATTGCTCAGTTCTATGCCTAACTTGGAAACAAGTGATGCTGAACTCTACGCAATTCCTGGATCACCTCCAAATTTAATTAAACCGCCAACAGGAGATGCATTTGCAGTTAGAAACGAATATGCATTAAAGATTGATTTAGAAAAAGAACCACCAATGTTTAAAGTTTCAAATACTCATTATGCTGCAACTTGGTTGTTGCATGAAAATGCTCCTAAGGTTGAGCCACCAGCATTTATTCAGCGATTGAAAAAGACGAAACATATGTCTAAGTCAGGTGTGAAAGCGAGTGATCACAAATGA
- a CDS encoding DUF3899 domain-containing protein, whose protein sequence is MILFKKNVIIFNIISLLSPFFLSLFYYKKITLVSVINSLFFVSSSYLLLTLLLIVVKGGFFDLFYSSSRKLFKRTTRQGEMLGDDIDTMSLPSEMSEFRFIKPLLATGIILLCIMLICLLFYYL, encoded by the coding sequence ATGATTTTATTCAAAAAAAATGTAATTATATTCAATATTATTAGTTTACTATCACCTTTTTTCCTATCTTTGTTTTATTATAAAAAGATTACCTTAGTGTCAGTAATAAATTCTTTATTTTTTGTTTCTTCCTCGTATTTATTGCTAACATTGTTACTTATTGTCGTAAAAGGTGGTTTTTTTGATCTTTTTTATTCTAGTTCTAGAAAGTTGTTTAAACGAACAACCAGACAAGGTGAAATGCTCGGTGACGATATCGACACTATGTCGCTCCCTTCTGAAATGTCTGAATTTAGATTTATTAAGCCCCTGTTGGCAACTGGAATTATCTTGTTATGTATCATGTTGATCTGCTTATTATTTTATTATTTGTAA
- a CDS encoding YlbG family protein, giving the protein MFTGRTGLIIWVKHIKALRLVEKYGNIHYVSKKLKYVVLYVNVDKVEQVIVQLNKLNFVTDVERSYRREIKTEYDTNVPDKTRFYSI; this is encoded by the coding sequence ATGTTTACTGGAAGAACTGGACTCATCATATGGGTTAAACATATTAAAGCATTAAGACTAGTTGAAAAATATGGCAATATCCACTATGTATCAAAAAAGTTAAAATACGTAGTGCTCTATGTAAATGTAGATAAGGTAGAGCAAGTTATTGTGCAGTTAAACAAGCTGAATTTTGTTACAGATGTAGAAAGGTCGTATCGTCGAGAAATTAAAACTGAGTATGATACTAATGTTCCTGATAAAACTAGATTTTACTCCATTTAA
- a CDS encoding asparaginase: protein MSIIIHVKRGSLIESQHNGYIVVADSNGQIQYHLGDPEYKTFARSSAKILQAIPIIEEMIKNDLHLSDEEIAVICSSHNGEAEHVKKVQSILAKLNLNPSHLLCGEQLPLHKETRERLLRNNFKFTTLHNTCSGKHAGMLILAKLLNSPIENYLSIDHPVQQAMLNTIVEMSGAKMNEVDIAKDGCGVPVFGLTTHQIAKAFAKIGSSSSISENRSQACKKIIQAISSHPFYIAGTDRFDTQLIHVTQGRIIGKMGNEGVFALTIPSEGLGIAIKVKDGAERASYPTVVETLSQLNLISTQEQKQLESFHYPIIKNRRNETVGRLEPAFKLLRV from the coding sequence TTGTCTATTATCATACATGTAAAAAGGGGATCATTGATAGAGAGTCAACACAACGGTTATATCGTAGTTGCTGATTCAAACGGTCAAATACAATATCATTTAGGTGATCCTGAATATAAAACTTTTGCTAGGTCTAGTGCCAAAATACTGCAAGCGATTCCAATTATTGAAGAAATGATTAAGAACGACTTGCATTTAAGTGATGAAGAAATTGCAGTTATATGTTCCTCTCATAATGGAGAGGCAGAACATGTGAAAAAAGTTCAGTCAATATTAGCTAAACTCAATTTAAATCCTTCACACCTATTATGTGGTGAACAACTGCCTTTACACAAAGAAACCAGAGAAAGGTTATTGCGAAATAACTTCAAGTTTACAACATTACATAATACTTGTTCCGGAAAACATGCGGGTATGCTTATATTAGCAAAATTATTGAATAGTCCTATTGAAAACTATTTATCAATTGATCATCCTGTTCAACAGGCCATGCTTAATACCATAGTTGAAATGTCTGGTGCAAAAATGAATGAAGTTGATATAGCCAAAGATGGCTGTGGAGTTCCAGTTTTTGGTCTAACTACACATCAAATTGCCAAAGCATTTGCAAAAATTGGTTCTTCTTCTTCAATTTCTGAAAATAGATCGCAAGCCTGTAAAAAAATCATACAAGCTATTTCTTCACATCCTTTTTACATAGCAGGAACAGACCGATTTGACACCCAACTCATTCATGTAACCCAAGGTCGAATCATCGGTAAGATGGGTAATGAAGGAGTCTTTGCTTTAACCATACCTTCAGAAGGTTTGGGAATCGCAATTAAAGTTAAAGATGGTGCTGAAAGAGCTTCCTATCCTACTGTTGTGGAAACCTTGTCACAGCTGAACCTTATTTCTACCCAAGAACAAAAACAATTAGAAAGTTTCCATTATCCAATCATTAAAAATCGTAGAAATGAAACTGTAGGTCGATTAGAACCAGCATTTAAGCTTTTACGTGTATAA
- the opp3b gene encoding oligopeptide ABC transporter permease: MAKYIVKRLFFTLITLFIIASATFFLMKLLPGTPFTAQEKLTEEQLEILKDKYNLNDPVPVQYAIYIGNMLKGDFGTSFQFGNRDVTELIMDRIGPSAHLGIQTLIFGAIVGIFFGVIAALKQNTMWDYGSTFLAVLGKSVPNFVFAGIMQYFIGVKLGWFPVAFWDGFSYTIMPTIANSMFTLAVAARFMRTEMIDVLSSDYITTAKAKGLNSFAVTVKHGLRNGLIPLITVLGPLTAGLLTGSLVIENIFAIPGLGEQFVRSIYVNDYSMIMGLTMFFSILIILAILIVDILYGIIDPRIRLAGGNK; encoded by the coding sequence ATGGCAAAATACATTGTTAAACGTCTGTTCTTTACACTGATAACATTATTTATTATAGCATCCGCAACGTTTTTCTTAATGAAACTACTGCCAGGAACACCGTTTACTGCTCAAGAGAAATTAACTGAGGAACAACTTGAGATTTTAAAAGATAAATATAATCTTAACGATCCAGTGCCTGTTCAATATGCTATTTATATTGGTAATATGCTTAAAGGTGACTTTGGCACATCGTTCCAATTTGGCAATAGAGATGTTACAGAATTAATTATGGATCGAATTGGACCGTCGGCTCATTTAGGAATTCAAACGTTAATCTTTGGAGCAATAGTCGGGATATTCTTTGGTGTAATAGCAGCATTGAAACAAAATACAATGTGGGATTATGGTTCAACATTTCTGGCTGTATTAGGGAAATCAGTCCCAAATTTCGTTTTTGCTGGTATAATGCAGTATTTTATAGGTGTCAAGTTAGGTTGGTTTCCTGTTGCATTTTGGGACGGTTTTAGTTACACTATAATGCCAACCATTGCAAATTCTATGTTTACACTTGCAGTTGCTGCAAGATTTATGAGGACGGAAATGATTGATGTTCTGTCATCAGATTATATAACTACTGCTAAAGCAAAGGGGTTAAATAGTTTTGCTGTTACAGTAAAACATGGACTTCGTAACGGTCTGATACCACTAATAACTGTACTAGGACCATTAACAGCAGGTTTGCTAACAGGCTCACTTGTAATTGAAAACATTTTTGCTATTCCTGGTCTTGGAGAGCAGTTTGTACGTTCCATATATGTAAATGATTATTCTATGATTATGGGATTAACGATGTTCTTTTCAATTTTAATCATTTTAGCAATATTAATAGTTGATATTTTATACGGAATCATTGATCCACGTATTCGACTTGCAGGAGGTAATAAATAA
- the opp3C gene encoding oligopeptide ABC transporter permease, with the protein MKSEQLSKELFIPVQLDPNKGEEITSPTLSYWKDAWLRIRKNVGAIVGIILLLVLAFMAIFGPMMTPYDAFEQDLSRAKLPPKIPVLENISFLHLDGTIQLNEDQPRIDVYEQKGVDGYFWFGTDGLGRDLWTRTWEGTRISLYIALLAASIDMVIGVAYGGISAYYGGRVDLIMQRIVEILIGIPFLIVVILIILILEPGILTLTVAMTITGWLGMSRVVRGQILKLKNQEFVLASKTLGAKDSKIIMQHLIPNITGVIIINTMFTIPSAIFTEAFLSFIGLGLPAPTASLGTLIEDGFKSLQIYPHILVFPSIVISLIMIAFNLVADGLRDALDPKMRD; encoded by the coding sequence ATGAAATCTGAACAATTATCGAAAGAATTATTTATACCTGTTCAACTTGATCCTAACAAGGGCGAAGAAATTACGAGTCCTACTCTTTCCTATTGGAAGGATGCGTGGTTAAGAATAAGAAAAAATGTGGGAGCTATCGTAGGTATTATCTTGTTATTAGTGTTAGCTTTTATGGCTATCTTTGGACCTATGATGACACCGTACGATGCGTTTGAACAGGATTTATCAAGGGCAAAGTTACCTCCAAAAATCCCTGTGCTTGAAAACATTAGTTTTCTTCATTTAGATGGAACGATTCAATTGAATGAAGATCAGCCACGAATTGATGTATACGAGCAAAAAGGTGTTGATGGATACTTTTGGTTTGGAACTGATGGTCTAGGACGTGATTTGTGGACTAGAACGTGGGAAGGAACACGAATTTCTTTATACATTGCACTTTTAGCTGCATCAATTGATATGGTTATCGGTGTTGCTTATGGAGGAATCTCTGCTTATTACGGAGGAAGAGTAGATCTTATTATGCAACGTATCGTTGAGATATTGATCGGAATTCCTTTTTTAATCGTGGTTATATTAATAATCCTTATACTAGAACCAGGCATATTAACTCTTACAGTAGCCATGACCATAACAGGTTGGCTCGGTATGTCTCGTGTTGTACGTGGACAAATTTTGAAATTAAAAAATCAAGAGTTTGTATTGGCTTCAAAAACATTAGGGGCTAAAGATTCTAAGATTATCATGCAACATTTAATACCAAATATTACTGGTGTAATTATCATTAATACAATGTTTACTATACCAAGCGCGATTTTTACAGAAGCATTTTTAAGTTTTATCGGTTTAGGTTTACCGGCTCCGACAGCTTCACTAGGTACGTTAATTGAAGATGGATTTAAATCATTACAAATATATCCTCATATATTGGTATTTCCATCAATAGTTATCAGTTTGATCATGATTGCATTCAATCTTGTTGCGGATGGGCTGCGTGATGCGTTAGATCCAAAAATGCGTGACTAA
- a CDS encoding peptide ABC transporter substrate-binding protein, with amino-acid sequence MRKTKWSFLLTLMLVLSVFVAACTGGEATPDTGDGEKEPTTPEQPAEQVEQILNIVDSATIPTMDTVMGTDAVAFEVADAVFEGLYRLGENAQPVPGIAESHDVSDDGLVYTFNLRDAKWSDGSEVVAEDFLYTWRKVVNPETGSQYNFIMGDILNANKIMAGEMAPEELGVKAIDEKTLEVTLEQPVDYFLSLTAFPVYYPQKQEFVESQGEDYAKEVENLIFNGPFVLSEWKHEEGWTFKKNPDYWDADTVRLEQINVKVVKDNATAVNLYDTGDIDRVGLTSEFVDKYRNDPAFTTIEETVVFWLKMNQTRTEALANENIRKAIAYGVDRVSLTDVILNNGSIPAYTTVPKGFVSHPETGEDFNDKYGDFYVFDADKALEHWNAGLGELGITELSLEILGGDTETSKNLNAYLKDQLEKHLPGLTITLKEVPFNVRLDLDDAQDYDLQFAGWGPDYLDAMTFVDLWLTDGGHNKMEYSNTEFDKLVTDAKTSLTGAERFEAMQEAARIAMEDAAISPLYQRARATLIQPYVKGLLIQPFGPDYSYKWAYIEK; translated from the coding sequence ATGAGAAAGACAAAGTGGTCCTTTCTATTAACACTTATGTTAGTGTTAAGCGTATTCGTAGCAGCATGTACTGGTGGAGAAGCAACTCCTGATACTGGTGACGGGGAAAAGGAACCAACAACTCCAGAACAACCAGCAGAGCAAGTTGAACAAATTTTAAACATTGTTGACTCAGCTACAATTCCAACAATGGATACTGTAATGGGTACAGATGCGGTAGCTTTTGAAGTAGCTGACGCAGTATTTGAAGGTCTATACAGATTAGGAGAAAATGCTCAACCTGTTCCAGGTATTGCTGAAAGCCATGATGTAAGTGATGATGGTTTAGTGTATACTTTCAATTTGCGTGATGCAAAATGGTCTGATGGATCTGAAGTTGTAGCAGAAGATTTCCTATATACATGGCGCAAGGTTGTAAACCCAGAGACTGGTTCTCAATATAACTTCATTATGGGTGATATTCTTAACGCTAACAAAATTATGGCTGGAGAAATGGCTCCTGAAGAGTTAGGTGTTAAAGCAATTGACGAGAAAACTTTAGAAGTAACATTAGAGCAGCCTGTAGATTATTTCCTTTCTTTAACAGCATTCCCTGTTTATTATCCTCAAAAACAAGAGTTTGTTGAATCACAAGGTGAAGATTACGCTAAAGAAGTAGAAAACTTAATCTTCAATGGCCCATTTGTATTATCAGAGTGGAAACATGAAGAAGGTTGGACATTCAAGAAAAATCCTGATTATTGGGATGCAGATACAGTTAGATTAGAGCAAATTAACGTAAAAGTTGTTAAAGATAATGCAACCGCTGTTAACTTATATGATACAGGGGACATTGATCGCGTAGGTTTAACTTCTGAATTCGTTGATAAGTATAGAAATGATCCAGCATTTACTACAATTGAAGAAACAGTTGTTTTCTGGTTGAAAATGAACCAAACTAGAACTGAAGCTTTAGCAAACGAAAATATTCGTAAAGCGATTGCATATGGTGTTGATAGAGTTAGTTTAACAGATGTAATCTTAAACAACGGTTCAATTCCAGCATATACTACAGTTCCAAAAGGGTTTGTATCTCACCCAGAAACTGGTGAAGACTTTAATGATAAATACGGAGATTTCTACGTATTTGACGCTGATAAAGCTTTAGAACATTGGAATGCAGGTTTAGGGGAACTTGGTATTACTGAACTTTCTCTTGAAATCTTAGGTGGAGATACTGAAACATCTAAAAATTTAAATGCATATCTTAAGGATCAATTAGAGAAGCATTTACCTGGATTAACTATCACTTTAAAAGAAGTACCATTTAACGTTCGTCTTGATTTAGATGATGCTCAAGATTATGATCTTCAATTTGCAGGTTGGGGACCAGATTATCTTGATGCTATGACATTTGTTGATCTTTGGTTAACAGATGGTGGACACAATAAGATGGAATATTCCAACACTGAATTTGATAAATTAGTTACAGACGCTAAAACTTCATTAACTGGTGCAGAACGTTTTGAAGCAATGCAAGAAGCTGCTCGTATCGCAATGGAAGATGCTGCAATTTCTCCATTATATCAACGTGCACGTGCTACATTAATTCAACCTTATGTTAAAGGTTTGTTAATTCAACCATTTGGTCCAGATTACAGTTACAAATGGGCATATATTGAAAAATAA